The region TAGATTCTGGTAAAGACATCTTTAGCGTTATGGACGAATTTAAACGATGGCCAACATGGATGTGGGCCAATTGGGAAACCGCCGCCTTCATTGATTGGCTAAAAAACCATAACGAAAATCTTCAAGTAGAGAAAAAAATTGGATTTTACGGCTTAGATGTATATAGTTTTAGAGATTCAATGAATTCTATAATTCAATACTTAGAAAAAAACGACCCAAAAACCCTAAAAACAGCTCTAAAAGCAATAAAATGCTTTGAACCTTACGGTGAAGACGAAGGACAATCCTACGCAAGAGCTTCTGCTCTTGTACCTGAATTATGCGAAAAGGAGATTTTGAATCTACTTATGGAAATAATAAAAAATATACCAAATTACAATTCGGATGCTGAAAACGCAATGAGCACGAAACAAAATGCATTCGTTGCAAGAAATGCCGAAAAATATTACCGTGCCATGATAAAAAGAGGTGCTGCCTCCTGGAATATTCGGGACGAGCATATGGTTTCCACAACCGAGCGGTTGATGAAATTTCATGGAAAAGAAGCAAAAACAATCATTTGGGAGCATAATACCCATATTGGCGATGCGCGTGCAACCGACATGGCTGCTGAAGGAATGGTAAATGTAGGACAATTACTGAGAGAACAGTATTCTAGCGAAGGCGTAATTGCCGTAGGATTTGGTTCGTATAAAGGAAGCGTGATTGCCGGCCGTGAATGGAGAGATTCTATCCGAAAAATAAAGGTTCCGGAAGCTGAACAAGGAAGTTGGGAGCAGCTTTTCCATATTGCAAGTAAAGGTTCGAATAAATTATTATTAATGAACAAGCTTAGAGAAGAAAAAAGTCTTTCATCGAGCATAGGGCATCGTGCAATAGGTGTAGTTTACAATCCGGAACACGAAAGATTCGGTAATTATGTACCCACAATTATACCCAAAAGATACGATGCTTTTATTTTTCTTGATACGACCAATGCATTACACCCAATACACATCCAACCCCAAGGAAATCAAATTCCAGAAACCTACCCTTTTGGAATGTAAATTAATATTTATCAATAAAAAAAGGATTGACTTTTACAAAGTCAATCCCTAAATATCATAAACTTTCCAGTTATGTTTAGGATCATTACCTAAATAACTATTACCCTTTTATATTCTCAATAAATTGATCAAATAAGTAAGAGGAGTCATGTGGTCCAGGACTTGCTTCCGGATGGTATTGAACAGAGAAACAATTTTTGTTTTTCATTCTCATACCCGCAACAGTACCGTCATTAAGATGAAGATGTGTGATCTCTAAATCAGGATGATTGTCTAGTTCTTCTTTATTTACTGCAAAACCATGATTCTGCGATGTGATTTCCCCTTTTCCAGAAATTATATTTTTCACCGGATGGTTAATCCCTCTATGCCCGTTGAACATTTTATAAGTAGATACTCCATTTGCCAAACCAATTACTTGATGCCCTAAACAGATACCAAATAAGGGTTTATTGTTTGCTAAGATTTCTTTTGCCACTTCAATTGCGCTTGAAAGCGGTTCTGGATCTCCAGGTCCATTAGACAAGAAAAAACCATCCGGATTAAAAGAGTCCATTTCTTGATAAGTGGCATCAAAAGGAAAAACTTTAATATAACAATCTCTTTTGGCTAGATTACGAAGTATATTAGTTTTAATACCTAAATCTAAAGCTGATATTTTATATGTTGCATCCTCATTCCCGAAGAAGTAAGGTTCTTTAGTTGAAACTTTTGAAGCTAGTTCCAATCCTTTCATATCCGGAACATTTGCTAATGCCGCTTTTAAATCTTCTACTGATGTTCCATCGGTACAAATAACCGCATTCATAGCTCCGTTATCGCGAATATAACTCACTAATGCTCTAGTATCAACATCGGATATGCAAATCAGATTATGCTTTATAAAATAATCCTCTAAACTTCCAGAAGCATCTTCTCTTGAATAATTGAAACTGAAGTTTTTACAAACCAAGCCTGAGATTTTAATCCCATCAGATTCTACTTCCTTTTCATTTACTCCATAATTACCAATGTGCGTATTTGTTGCCACCATAATTTGACCAAAATAAGAAGGATCGGTAAAAATCTCCTGATATCCCGTCATACCGGTATTGAAACAAACTTCACCAAAAGTAGTTCCGCTGATTCCTATCGATTTTCCGTGAAAAATTGTTCCATCACTTAGTAAAAGTATGGCACTTTGTCGTGTTGTATATTTCATGTATAGTTAAATATTGTGCAAATTTAATTCATTAATATAATGGATGCAAACTTTTAATTTTTATTATAAATAAAAGTATTAATCAGCAGGAGCTACATACCATTCCTTTTTGATATTTTGCTCCAAAAAAATCAAAAAAAAAGGATAAACTATTAATAGTTTATCCTTAATTCTTATTGAATGATTATTCTCATAACTATTCAGCAGCGTCTGTAGTAGTTTCAGTTTCAGCAACTGGAGCCTCAGTAGCTTCATCAGCTTTCTTAGCTTTTCCACCACGACGGCTTTTTGCTTTTTTAACTTCTTTTTTACCGCCATTGTAAAGTTCATTGAAATCTACCAATTCGATCATTGCCATATCAGCATTATCTCCTAAACGATTTCCAACTTTAATAATACGAGTGTATCCACCTGGACGATCTCCTACTTTAGCAGCTACATCTCTGAACAAGTCAGTTACAGCATATTTACTACGTAAGTAAGCAAAAACGATACGACGATTGTGAGTCGTATCATTTTTAGATTTTGTTATAAGCGGCTCAACAAATTGTTTAAGTGCTTTTGCTTTAGCAACAGTAGTGTTAATACGTTTGTGCTCGATAAGAGAACAAGCCATATTAGCCAACATAGATTTTCTATGTGCAGTCTGTCTGCTTAAGTGATTGAATTTTTTTCCGTGTCTCATGACGTGTTTTTTTATACTTTCATCTTGATACTATCCATTTTGGAGATCAAAATATGAAGTAATTTATTCTTTATCTAGTTTGTATTTTGCTAAATCCATACCGAAGTTCAAATTTTTAATAGCTACAAGTTCATCTAGCTCAGTTAAAGATTTTTTACCGAAATTACGGAATTTCATTAGGTCATTTTTATTGAACGATACTAAATCACCAAGTGTATCAACTTCAGCCGCTTTCAAACAATTTAATGCTCTTACAGACAAATCCATATCAACAAGCTTAGTTTTAAGCAATTGTCTCATGTGTAATGATTCCTCATCATACGATTCTGTTTGTGCGATTTCATCAGCCTCGAGTGTAATCCTTTCGTCAGAGAATAACATGAAATGGTGAATTAAAACTTTAGCAGCTTCAGTAAGAGCGTCTTTAGGATTGATGGATCCATCAGTTTTTATTTCAAAAACTAATTTTTCATAATCTGTTTTTTGCTCTACACGGAAGTTTTCAATGGCGTATTTTACGTTCTTTACCGGAGTAAAAATAGAATCCGTAAAAATAGTTCCAATTGCAGCATTTTGTTTTTTGTTCTCCTCAGCAGGAACATATCCTCTACCTTTTTCGATTGTTAAATCGATATTCAGTTTGATTTTACTGTCTAAATTACAGATCACAAGTTCTGGATTCAAAACTTGGAAACCTGAAAGGAATTTTTGAAAATCACCAGCTGTTAATTGATCTTTTCCAGAAATAGAAACAGTAACTGCTTCGCTATCTATATCTTCAATTTGACGTTTGAAACGTACTTGTTTAAGATTAAGAATGATTTCGGTAACATCTTCAACAACTCCTGAAATAGTAGAAAACTCATGATCTACACCTTCTATGCGAACAGATGTAATTGCATAACCTTCTAATGCTGAAAGCAAAACTCTTCTAAGTGCATTACCAACAGTCAATCCATAACCCGGTTCTAAAGGTCTAAATTCAAATTTACCTTCAAAATCGGTTGAATCGATCATGATAACTTTATCGGGCTTCTGAAAATTAAATATTGCCATAAATTTCGACTAAGTCAATTATTATTTGTTGTACAACTCTACGATTAATTGTTCTTTAATGTTTTCTGGAATTTGAAGTCTAGCTGGTACAGTAACAAAAGTACCCTCTTTAACGTCATTATTCCAAGTAATCCATTCATAAACATGACTTGAATTAGATAAAGAACGTTCGATAGCTTCTAATGACTTAGATTTTTCACGAACTGCAACTTTATCACCAGGTTTAAGGTGGTAAGAAGCAATATTTACAACATCGCCATTTACGGTAATATGTCTGTGAGAAACAAGCTGTCTAGCACCTCTTCTAGAAGGAGCAATACCCATTCTAAAAACAACGTTATCTAATCTTGCTTCACATAATTGTAAAAGAACCTCACCAGTAACACCTTTAGTAGCTGATGCTTTTTTAAATAAACCTCTGAATTGTTTTTCTAAAATTCCATAAGAATATTTAGCTTTTTGCTTTTCCATTAACTGGATTGCATATTCAGATTTTTTACCTCTTTTTTTAGCCATCCCGTGTTGTCCAGGTGGATAATTTCTTTTTTCGAAAGCTTTGTCATCTCCGAAAATTGCCTCGCCAAATTTACGAGCAATTCTAGTTTTTGGACCAGTATATCTTGCCATTTCTATGAATTAATTAAGGTAGAGATTATGAATTCAGGTCAAATCCTTCGATAATCGTTATTCTACCTAGTTATACTTAAATTAAATTATTAAACTCTACGTCTTTTTGGAGGACGACATCCGTTGTGAGGCATTGGAGTAACGTCGATAATTTCAGTCACTTCAATTCCACCATTATGCAAAGAACGAATCGCAGACTCACGTCCGTTTCCTGGTCCTTTTACATAAACCTTAACTTTTTTCAATCCAGCTTCAAGAGCTACTTTACTACAATCTTCTGCTGCCATTTGAGCTGCGTATGGAGTATTCTTTTTAGAACCTCTAAAACCCATCTTACCAGCTGAAGACCAAGAAATAACTTCACCTTTTTTGTTTGTCAAAGAAATGATGATGTTATTGAAGGTAGCAGAAATATGAGCTTCTCCCGTTGATTCAACGATAACTTTACGTTTTTTTGCAGTTGCTTTAGCCATATTACTTATTATTTAGTTGCTTTTTTCTTGTTAGCAACAGTTTTTCTTTTACCTTTTCTAGTTCTAGAGTTATTCTTAGTTCTTTGTCCTCTTAAAGGAAGACCAGTTCTATGACGAATACCTCTGTAACATCCAATATCCATTAAACGTTTGATGTTTAAAGAAACTTCAGAACGCAATTCTCCTTCAATTTTAAAAACTCCAACAGCTTCACGAATTGCTCCGATCTCGTCATCATTCCAGTCTTGAACTTTTTTGTCTTGGCTAACTTGAGCTTTATCTAAAATCTCAATAGCTCTACTTTTTCCTAATCCAAAGATATAGGTAAGTGCTATAACACCTCTCTTATTTTTCGGGATATCAACCCCTGCTATTCTTGCCATAATTATCCTTGTCTTTGTTTAAATCTAGGATTCTTTTTGTTTATAACGTACAATCTCCCTTTTCTACGCACAATAATGCACTCGGGACTTCTCTTTTTTACTGATGCTCTAACTTTCATTGTGAATATCCTTTAATATCTATAAGTAATTCTTGCTTTTGACAAATCATAAGGACTCATCTCTAGTTTCACTTTATCACCAGGTAATAATTTGATGTAATGCATACGCATTTTACCAGAAATATGAGCAATTACAATATGTCCGTTTTCTAACTCCACACGGAACATAGCATTTGATAATGCTTCAATTATGGATCCGTCTTGTTCTATTGCTGATTGTTTTGCCATAAAATTAAGCTACTGCTTTTCTATTTTTACCACTTTTCATTAAACCATCATAATGTTTGTTTAACAAATATGAATTAATTTGCTGAATTGTATCTATAGCGACACCAACCATAATTATTAATGAGGTACCTCCAAAAAACATTGCCCAAGATTGTTGAACATCCATAAGACTTACAATAATCGCTGGGAACACAGCTATTAAAGCTAGAAATAAAGATCCTGGGAAAGTAATCAAAGACATCACTTTATCAAGAAAATCAGAAGTTTCTACTCCTGGTCTAACACCTGGAATAAATCCTCCGCTTCTTTTCAAATCATCAGACATCTTATTAGTAGGAACGGTAATCGCAGTATAAAAGTAAGTAAATACAACTATTAAAGTTGCAAAAACAAGATTATACCAAAACCCGAACATATTACTAAAAGCACCAACAATAGATTGTGAAGCATCTGACTTTGATAAACCAGCTAATGCAGCAGGAATAAACATAATTGCCTGAGCAAAAATAATAGGCATAACACCAGAAGCATTAAGCTTCAACGGAATCCATTGTCTATTCCCCCCCATCATATCTTGTTCAAAATCACCTGATGTTGTACGACGAGCGTACTGAACTGGTATTTTTCGTATTGCCATAGTCAATAAAACACAGGCAATAATAACCAAAAGCCATATAATAATCTCGATAACCAATAACATTGGTCCACCGTTGTTATTTGTAACTCTTGTTGTAAATTCTTGTATAAATGCTTGAGGAAATCTTGCAAGTATACCTACCATAATCAAAAGCGATATACCATTTCCAATTCCTTTATCAGTTATCTTTTCTCCCAACCACATGGCAAAAATAGTACCTGTAACTAAGATAATTACTGAAGAAAATAAGAATTCAAAAGAATTAAACCCTAATAAAAATGCACTACCAGGTAAAGTTCTATATAGATTATAGATATAAGTTGGACCTTGAACTAAAGTAATTACAATAGTTAACCAACGTGTAATCTGATTAA is a window of Flavobacterium acetivorans DNA encoding:
- a CDS encoding erythromycin esterase family protein, whose translation is MRTIDNSNNPIDFDEIIALLSKTSFSLENPNDLDPLMDYIGDAKYVLLGEASHGTHEYYTWRAKITQRLIKEKGFSFVAVEGDWPDCYRLNRYAKGYLDSGKDIFSVMDEFKRWPTWMWANWETAAFIDWLKNHNENLQVEKKIGFYGLDVYSFRDSMNSIIQYLEKNDPKTLKTALKAIKCFEPYGEDEGQSYARASALVPELCEKEILNLLMEIIKNIPNYNSDAENAMSTKQNAFVARNAEKYYRAMIKRGAASWNIRDEHMVSTTERLMKFHGKEAKTIIWEHNTHIGDARATDMAAEGMVNVGQLLREQYSSEGVIAVGFGSYKGSVIAGREWRDSIRKIKVPEAEQGSWEQLFHIASKGSNKLLLMNKLREEKSLSSSIGHRAIGVVYNPEHERFGNYVPTIIPKRYDAFIFLDTTNALHPIHIQPQGNQIPETYPFGM
- the carA gene encoding glutamine-hydrolyzing carbamoyl-phosphate synthase small subunit, which encodes MKYTTRQSAILLLSDGTIFHGKSIGISGTTFGEVCFNTGMTGYQEIFTDPSYFGQIMVATNTHIGNYGVNEKEVESDGIKISGLVCKNFSFNYSREDASGSLEDYFIKHNLICISDVDTRALVSYIRDNGAMNAVICTDGTSVEDLKAALANVPDMKGLELASKVSTKEPYFFGNEDATYKISALDLGIKTNILRNLAKRDCYIKVFPFDATYQEMDSFNPDGFFLSNGPGDPEPLSSAIEVAKEILANNKPLFGICLGHQVIGLANGVSTYKMFNGHRGINHPVKNIISGKGEITSQNHGFAVNKEELDNHPDLEITHLHLNDGTVAGMRMKNKNCFSVQYHPEASPGPHDSSYLFDQFIENIKG
- the rplQ gene encoding 50S ribosomal protein L17; translated protein: MRHGKKFNHLSRQTAHRKSMLANMACSLIEHKRINTTVAKAKALKQFVEPLITKSKNDTTHNRRIVFAYLRSKYAVTDLFRDVAAKVGDRPGGYTRIIKVGNRLGDNADMAMIELVDFNELYNGGKKEVKKAKSRRGGKAKKADEATEAPVAETETTTDAAE
- a CDS encoding DNA-directed RNA polymerase subunit alpha, translated to MAIFNFQKPDKVIMIDSTDFEGKFEFRPLEPGYGLTVGNALRRVLLSALEGYAITSVRIEGVDHEFSTISGVVEDVTEIILNLKQVRFKRQIEDIDSEAVTVSISGKDQLTAGDFQKFLSGFQVLNPELVICNLDSKIKLNIDLTIEKGRGYVPAEENKKQNAAIGTIFTDSIFTPVKNVKYAIENFRVEQKTDYEKLVFEIKTDGSINPKDALTEAAKVLIHHFMLFSDERITLEADEIAQTESYDEESLHMRQLLKTKLVDMDLSVRALNCLKAAEVDTLGDLVSFNKNDLMKFRNFGKKSLTELDELVAIKNLNFGMDLAKYKLDKE
- the rpsD gene encoding 30S ribosomal protein S4; protein product: MARYTGPKTRIARKFGEAIFGDDKAFEKRNYPPGQHGMAKKRGKKSEYAIQLMEKQKAKYSYGILEKQFRGLFKKASATKGVTGEVLLQLCEARLDNVVFRMGIAPSRRGARQLVSHRHITVNGDVVNIASYHLKPGDKVAVREKSKSLEAIERSLSNSSHVYEWITWNNDVKEGTFVTVPARLQIPENIKEQLIVELYNK
- the rpsK gene encoding 30S ribosomal protein S11; the encoded protein is MAKATAKKRKVIVESTGEAHISATFNNIIISLTNKKGEVISWSSAGKMGFRGSKKNTPYAAQMAAEDCSKVALEAGLKKVKVYVKGPGNGRESAIRSLHNGGIEVTEIIDVTPMPHNGCRPPKRRRV
- the rpsM gene encoding 30S ribosomal protein S13 translates to MARIAGVDIPKNKRGVIALTYIFGLGKSRAIEILDKAQVSQDKKVQDWNDDEIGAIREAVGVFKIEGELRSEVSLNIKRLMDIGCYRGIRHRTGLPLRGQRTKNNSRTRKGKRKTVANKKKATK
- the ykgO gene encoding type B 50S ribosomal protein L36, encoding MKVRASVKKRSPECIIVRRKGRLYVINKKNPRFKQRQG
- the infA gene encoding translation initiation factor IF-1; protein product: MAKQSAIEQDGSIIEALSNAMFRVELENGHIVIAHISGKMRMHYIKLLPGDKVKLEMSPYDLSKARITYRY
- the secY gene encoding preprotein translocase subunit SecY, which gives rise to MKKFIESISNVWKIEELKNRILITLGLLLVYRFGAHVTLPGIDATQLANLAGQTQSGIGSILDMFTGGAFSQASVFALGIMPYISASIVVQLMGIAIPYLQKLQNDGESGRKKINQITRWLTIVITLVQGPTYIYNLYRTLPGSAFLLGFNSFEFLFSSVIILVTGTIFAMWLGEKITDKGIGNGISLLIMVGILARFPQAFIQEFTTRVTNNNGGPMLLVIEIIIWLLVIIACVLLTMAIRKIPVQYARRTTSGDFEQDMMGGNRQWIPLKLNASGVMPIIFAQAIMFIPAALAGLSKSDASQSIVGAFSNMFGFWYNLVFATLIVVFTYFYTAITVPTNKMSDDLKRSGGFIPGVRPGVETSDFLDKVMSLITFPGSLFLALIAVFPAIIVSLMDVQQSWAMFFGGTSLIIMVGVAIDTIQQINSYLLNKHYDGLMKSGKNRKAVA